The following nucleotide sequence is from Nymphalis io chromosome Z, ilAglIoxx1.1, whole genome shotgun sequence.
AATCACTTTTAATTACTTCACAAGCCGATTTACTTTATTGCAATAAGGCACCAACAAATCAGACATTTGGTTCCTTGAAGCATGATCTGGATGCCTTCAAAATCACTACTGCTTCTCCAAAATTAAGATCATCACACTGAACATCGAGTTTCAGGTGTTGATAAATCTTCAAACAGCCTTATCATCTTGATCAAGTATCGTATTATTTTTCTCTGGAAACAACGAATTCATAGGTCGTGAACtagttttttagtttttgtttcgTTAGTATTTCGCATCATGGCGTCTGTTCTGACCCAAGctgtaatatctatatatttaaagtcgATTGAGAGACTATCCTGTTCATATGGCCTTACCAATAAtagaaattacttataaatctcttattatattataatctgaaTACAGTTTACGGACTTTGTTTAGTAGCACGGGATTCTCATTCAAAAAAACTATCAATTACTTAAGGAATTGAAagtgttaattaatttcgacACATTTCATTGACATATACTTATCAGAAGCATATTCTTCGCAATCAGCATCGCAACCAGGGGTGGGTCAATAGAGCAGGACTCTTGTCTTTGAAGAATGCTGTGGCAGATGCATCTGCTCCTTTGTTAAATCGCAGTGATCAAGCACACACAAAAAATTGAAGTAAGAGTACAAAATAAACCACATCAATTCTAATGAATTGTAAAGTAATCTATATGTTCAGATGCAAGTTATGGGAGGAATTGTAGAAGAACAACTAAAGACCTAACTCGACTCGACAAACGTTTAaaagttttacaataataaataatagcacaccaatttaaaaacatcagatAAATCTAATGTGTTAACACCTCCCTTAGTTATCATTACTTTGTATATGCACTATTTTTTACTAGACTACCCTACGTAAAGTAGGTAGGGTAGTCGAAAAAATCacataacaaaaaatcattaaatatctaTACTTGTTTGCACTGTACTGATTTTATTAGGTTATTGTAACATTAGCTGTATTACTACGTACAcctattcgatttaatttttctcctaattgttttgtaattttctctgtctgagaaaataaatgtctaacCGTACATTCACAACAtgttaaaaaattgtatgaCCATGAtgatctgaaataaataaataaaataataaatgtgtttatttgTGACAACACCAGCCTCCACATATTTGGTTTCGATTTGATTTGTAAAAGTTAGTACTATTGATGTccaaattttattgtgttatgaCTCATATTTATGCTAATGATGTATATATGATTTTAGCCTAAGGAGTATAACTCAACCTTATTTCTGTATGGTGAGAATCTCATATTCTGTAATCCCAGCAAATGTGTatcctatatataaataacgcaCCAACAATTATGAAGGAATATTAGGCAATTACATTCTGCAACATTACTACTTGgtgttctatataatataacaaattgagCTAAGCTAAGGAAAGCAATAAAAATTACCCCACAAAAGTGTCAACTTATATGCTAAGTGTGCTTTTGTATTAATGGAGCTTATTGTGGTAGTTTCCATTATGTAGCGATGACATAGTGGAACAGTCTGCCTTTAGCTcctgaaaacaataaaatatttaatattaaatacaagtgatatttgtatttataccgtcatttactggtggtagagctttgtgcaagctcgtctgggtaggtaccacccactcatcagatattctaccgcaaaacagcaatacttgatattgttgtgttccggtttgaagggtgagtgagccagtgtaattacaggcacaagggacataaaatcttagttcccaaggttggtggcgcattggatatgtaagcgatggttgacatttcttacaatgccaatgtctaagagcgttggtgaccacttaccatcaggtggcccatatgctcgtccgccttcctattctataaaaaaaaaaaaaaaaaaaattctttttttaatatatttaaatataattgtgtatatCTAACATgaatttgatatatatgtatcatttttcaaatgttttgaTTGTATAAGCTATTTATCTGTGTATTATAATTCctatggtttattaaaaaagtgtaaagtatataatataacaagattatattaaaggAACATAATAACCAGAATATATCTAGTTATTATGTAGTAATAAAGCACAGTTttcagtaatgttttttttaatacaattttttttcaattttttgaaaatttcgaTAGAAATATTCACAATTTTTAGAAGATATGCATTATCTAGATTGGAAACCTACCAGCACAaagttctttaataatattttatcactcATAACTTTCTTGAACTAAAAATTTCACATCACTTTGAAATCTATTGTCTGATACAAGTAGATATAGAAAATTTTCAGTGCTTGATTGTTGAATTATTTGAGAATTCCAATTTCAAAGCCTTCAGAATACTTCTATCTCTGCTGTAAGTTCATCTTCAAATATAAAAGTGTCTCTTAGCTCCTTTTTTTTGTCATATGTGCATAAGGGGTTGCATTGTTCTTCTCTCAAATGTGACTGGTCATTTGAAATCAGGTCTGGTTTAGTAAAATTGCTCTTGCTTACCTATATTAGGTAACACTATATCCAAATTTTTGACTAAAGATTGATATAAAGCCTTCTTACTCGCTCGATAGAATTTTGGTATCAATATATGCTGGACAAAAGACAAATCTATAATTATTGATGACATTATTCTTCAAGTAATGTCATCTCAATAAAGAACAGATCTGATTCttaaaaagtaaacataattgtaaacattatttCTTCTTACTCTTTCAGttaaatttcaaaacttttttttaacttttcagTTAAAAAGTTTCTGAAGGTGTCTATTTTACTAGGTATATTAATTTCtgtaatttaatcttttataattcCGATTAATATATCCTCTCTtagtacctattttttttttggtaaataactttatttgtttcaagttgatatttataatttttttgttcttgTCATTGTCATAGTATGTCATTTATGTCAAACGGTAGAGCTGTGTATTTATGTGTAATTGTGTTAACTTCTAATGTCTTAAATTATATGgcttatttaatctgtattttcaaaaataattttttttttgttcgttgACAAAGCAAATAGTCAACTTTACTAAAAGCTTGTTACAatcattattgtttttgataTGATATTGCGTGCGCTTAATATATCACCTAGTATCCTAAACCGGTCCATTCCGTTTATGTGATTAAGTTgattttgacaatattatattCTCCTCTTGTTGGTTTCGTCATTCTGGGGCGCCACACCTCTTTTTTCCTATAGCAACAACCTTTTTGCCGATAATTGCAGTCATACGCAAagacataaattaattacattaaaaggctatcaaaatattaaatagataactCGATTAAATTGCAGTATGATGTCATTTATAATTGAGGAATACGTTATTTTGCTATCCTGAGCTTggataaatatttgtaagtaaatattaataggtAAATTGGGAGAAAAAATAATGTGTGTGTGGAGTAAACTAATGACGGGATTCATATTCAAATATCTTTCCTCGATCTACTCATATTATTAACTGTTaccggtaccctttccgtcttaacaaggagcgccacgggatcgcttgcgcctGCTACCGTGAACCAGTAAAAGCCAACAATGAATGccttaaaaattcaaattttagaGAATTCATCTTTATAAGTAACATTGGCCTCTAACATAACATCTATGAAGAGTAATGTGTTCTCGAGTCAGTATTATTGACGATAAGTTATAATTTTGACGTTAGTTAATACAAAATGCGAAAATAAGGAGCACTTATTGTATATTGATATCAGCCATTGGACTTACTTTACAAAGACTAGTGTACattactttattgtatataagaaaagtcaaagtaaatttgaaaatacatttatttttcaaaacaccGAGTTTTATACCTACGTaggtactatatttatataggaaaaaaatatgaagaatCTCATTGCATTTCAAATACacattacttacattatttattatataaacacttattttatcatattgttACAGCTTAttgacaaattttaatataccgATTGTTATAAAAAGTAGTGTTTTTGTCTTACACAAATTCTTTGGCAAGTGTAACTTCTTAaagatttacaaatatatatatttacaaaccaCTTCACTTTACAAACCAGCGTGGTATCTTATTAACTAGCTGAACCCGCAGCTTCGCCAGCGTttaattcagtttgtgacgaaaattctTCAAAATCTACCATTTAAACGCTTAGTCTAAAATAGTGGATAGAAAAATTTTTCgtgaattttaagtttttataaatttttttttggtttttaagaTTCGCACATCGCCATATTAacgtgtaaataattatattatgtattaaataattcatatagaCTTCTAATTATAGTTAACATATCTTCTAATCTTATTTTCATCTCCAATACTTATTGATAAAACTTCATAAAAACATCATTCATACAATcgtcttaaaatataaagtatcaaACTCTTTCAAACATTAATTTGTTAtcttttagataatattttcacAACTTTTAAATTCTATAAGAAAAGTGTTTGTACAACATATGCCCCTTTATGTATACCTACATGATACGTTGTAGAGATGGAGCACTAATATTAGAAGTTATCAGCTCGATTCGAAACCCTATTTTTGCATTAGATAGCTCGATTACTGAGGAAACTGTATCTATTCTTAATAGTAGAGTTACTACCATAAACGTAAACCAATACTAAAACTGTCTGGATGAAGCAAATGTGGAAAACATTGGTGGACCATTGTAAGCCGTCTTTAATAAATAGGTTAAAAATgattcaaaaaatattcttgtttGTTGCCGTTAGCAAGGTGCATTCGCACAGTCAACCTCCAATAATACAGTAATCTGTTAATAACACAAGCCTGCTCATATAACTTGCTTTGACGtaataaattgcttaaaaaatgTTCTGTTTTTGGTGGTGCTCCAAACTTTTATTCACATGCAAAGCGCtcgttttattcttaaataactcTTTTTATAATCGAATGTATGttctaaaaatttaaacttttagaAACAGACtgaattttaatactattaattgACCTGGAAGTTATTACCAATGTTTTATTATGTCGTAATTTAGCtattttatacaacatttttattgtacCCTGGCAGTCTGATTTTTTCCATTAGGTTTTGAAGCTCAAAGTCATTGTAAATTACCACGAACTCGTTTTTTTGTAACTATAAGCTCCATAGTTTTGCTCTTGAAAATCCGAAGTTAATTCAtcatggaaaaaaatatttctttaatcgTCTTTCGAGGAAATTTCTTCTCAAATTTGTCCGATGATATTACCAAATGTCTTGGTAACTTCTGACGTCATATGTTTCGGTAGTCAGTCAAAAATAACTTTCATCGAGTTAATGGTTTACCAGGGTATAAATATCAATGCCATTCTTAGATTGTAccatttataagaatattttttcggTTCGCAAAGACGATATACTTGATcaattcatttaattagttttattcataatattttcttattctttgACTTTGtcattcaataataatacttCTTAGCAATAATAGCCCGAACCagctaaatattattaaatacattcataCACATTCAAAAGTTCACAGGTGCTCTTAAAATAGTCGTTGGGCTAAAAGTGGTTTAGATAACATCAACGATATTATTAAACGTGATACAATTGTAATGCATGTATTTCGTACTACTAATTCAGATTAAATTTTTGATCgttgtaatattatgttattatcttaaataaattgttctgCACGTTTATTGGTTATCCCTATTTATTTGGTATTCGGGACATCCGTGAATGATGTTTCTTCAGATGCATGTGGATCAGACTTTTTTTGCTTGTTACttctgaaataaaaacatatttgaatttaagcatgttgtatttatatatccaatatacatacatgttatGTCGCCGGTTAAGAGCCAGATGATTTTATTGTAGATTGTTAGAGATTTATCTACAAATTTGTGTTTCTTCAGAAATCCCAATAGAACGAGCATAAGTGGGTGGCGATTTAATTTGCATTATTTTGACCTCTTATTACAtggcaaatataatttttgttgtaattttcGGTTCTTAACCGACAATtagataacattaaatattattaataataaatatcgtaaGGCAGGCAGGGGCTAGTGTAATGGAATTCGCATATtgcaatactaaaataaatccaTGATTTGATATGAtactttatacatacatacttatatacttcATACACAaagaatacatacatacttatatacttcGCACACAAAGAAATGTTTCAAATGCATagcgtttaaaaaataaataaaatatgaacacaCAATTacgtgaataataaataaaataaacatagcaGAGAATCTAGAGATatctaaatattcttaataaactaaaaatatgcaAGTGACATGATGAATAAAGTCGCCgtgcaatttatttaatatttaactaattaatatttaatattaataaaattagtaagtaCCCAAGCCGACGTAGATTAGTTAATGGGATATTTTCCGGGCATGTGTCATGGTCTGAGGAGCTTAATTCAGGTTCCGCCCTAAAAAcgtgattataatatttatgaaagcaGTTATGTTACGTTTTCCTTAAaaagtatttgaaataaaattataataattagtagttAAACCAACTAAAATGAGTGACGTTAATAGTTGTTTGTTATATGTTACAAAAATGATATAATGATGACAAGAAGTGTTAATTAGCAAATATTAAACaggtattataaatttcaaaataaatttgtttgtatatgaaatagctaaaaatattatagttttacgtTCGATCAAGGtgcattttttatgtataatatactataattaatatagttacTTGTTATATAAGTAACTTACACATTAGCTTTGAGCCCTGAGGTTCCTGCCTCATTCACTTCTACTCTTACTGGAATGCTAGAAAGAGaattacgattttatttaacttcatatcgataatatagtaatagtattttatttaatatgaagttaatctgtgttatttttattgagttAATTTTATCGGAAAATCACACACGTATACATACACTGACTGCCCTTGATTTCGTAATGGTTAAATTCGTAGAAAGTTAAAACTCAAATTTAAcccaaaacaatataatttttcaaactGACTTTGATTGACTCAGTGGTTTTGTCTGTGCGTTGTCTTTTTGTACAAACgatacatttgtttattaaatggcAAAGctgacatttattttgtttcagttAAATTAAGTATTTCGTAAAATTGTATAAGATATCTCATTGCATACACGAGTAAGCCGCAACTTCATTAAGGCTTGTCTAGAATTTTTCGctacagaaaaaaattaaaataaaagtttattaaacttACCCTGCTCTTGATGTGCTTGGTTCATTTAGATCTACCCGATTTTCATCCTGAGGCATACCACTGAagtaaaggaaaaaatattttcaatatgaaTCATTTAGAATCAAAATGAGCAACAAATGACCGTTCTAAGTAAACACAACGCCTCTTAATTTTATTAGGGAATTTTtaagaaacgtttttttttattttcgggttaaataatttaaatgtgcagtcgtaaataaaaaaatagtacaaataaatgtaattttttacccTAAAACGTTATGTAAGGGTGTTGAACGTATTGCTCTTCGCATCGGCGTTGGTCGTCTCGTGTTATCTGTCGACAGTTCGCTTCTGCGCAAGTATCGTGATGCCCTGTTGTTGAAGCGGCGACGAATGACATTTCGAACCTAATTTGAATATAAGCATTCGAacttaagataaaattttagcaaacaataagaataataaaaagagaAATGATTCTATCTCACCTCCCCattgaaaaaacaataaattaaacttaagaaGAATCCTTGGAAAGATTTCATAAATTGTCGTGCGTAACACCATACTCTGAAGAGTTCTACATTAGTTGTAATAGGAATATCAAAAGTGGTTAGCAAATTTGTGATTCCGAGTAGCGGAAGTAAAAGTAATGTAGCCTTAACCGCTTTTCtgtaaacaacaaaatattttctattagaAAAGCgatatttgtaatgtaaaattatatcttattatttatcttttactcgatttaaaataaataatccataTTTTAGACGTGCAcgcttacttaaaaaatatatttaaatcaatattattgtgaAAACACAGCCGAAATATGTCAAGTACCTACTAATAGTTGTAGTAGTAGTACTAGTGttagtagtaaaatataattacatcaaCATAATcgggtaatataaaataaataattttaaatcgaaagagcaatacttacttaattttttcTAATTCAGATGTTTTTTGAGCGCGTAATTTAGTAATTACTGTGTTAAGTActcttattaatataagtacatttatctgaaacaaatattgtaaattaaatatattttcctttttttaagtaGACTTTAAGTAAAAATACTTATCAATCAATGTTACCTGGCCGAATTTCTAACATGGCTGGCAATCTCAGAGTCTACTCATTCAAGGGAATATCCCTAAGGGAATATCATAAGACATGTACTCTTTATTCCCTTAATAGCATAATCCAAGAGGAAAGAAATGTGTCATGACTTAAGAAAAATCTGGTGCAATCCGATCATTTTATGTGTTTTTCGAGGATCGGGAGTGCAACAGCTAAACCATCCTTACTCGGAAatcttaaaaacttttattcacCCGGGACTTAAATTCAGCAACTAAGctgtataataatatgtcattcgaaaatttaaaggaaaatacttactaatataatacataagcgTGGTCCTTGGAGGCACCAATAACTAGCTGCCAAGTTATAACCAAACCAGCatctaaaattgaaataaattgtttactGATGagattacttaatttttaagaatCAACAATAAAAGGACCATActtacgttttaattttttcatcttTATAGAAGAGCCAAGTGATAATAGcccaaataaaagttaaaataaagggAAATCCCCAACCAATGTAGAAATATATCTTCAAATCAAAATTGGATTGTAATGCCTTTTTCGAAACTAAGAAATTCAAGTAAATTCCCTCTAGGAGAATCCACGTGAATGTAGCTGAAATACTGCTTTCCATAGCAACGTAAATGGCCTCACACAGAGTCGgctgaaaaaaagaaatatacgtTTTGAATTATTTCTGAAAACAATGTACAGAgatcaaaaatttaatttgtttgtataagcACAATAAGTTAaaatcaaaactttaaaaaatatttttctaacaatacttattttatttaaatgaagctataacataatatttacttacaatgcTGTCAATTCCTTGTGTATTATTAAGCCGATTTAACGAACCATTGATAGGGTTAACTGCCTGATCCAAATAAAGAGTCAAAtgcataaatatttgaaacaacaTTGTTGtaaacaaacatttatgaatttgcACTCTTTTATTTAGCAATGATCTAAAACAaacgaaaaattaattattctttaaactAAGATATAGttgagtatatataattttagtacaattataaaaattaaatagttatgaCTAGGCTTCACTTGGTTTAGCGATATCGCTTTGTCTATTACTCACACGTCAAGTAAGCTGGACCGGCAAATAACACAAATACGACAAATTGCCGCAGATACCGAGCGACCCAACACATTGGTCACATTTCCCTTAAAAACCCTCAATCCTTTGATGTGCAACTAGAAACAGACTAGTACACCAAAATACACATATTTGCCATATTTTTGCAAGTGAAACAAATATGTCGTATACTCTTTGCCGTAGTCAAGAAAAGTGACgtcgtaaatattaaatagttcaatgcaatgaaataataaattttcttactTGAAGTAGCAGAAAATGATGATCGAAGCGGCAACTGTTACCAATGAAAGAATGTAACCAATGATTTCAATGATTCGAGTATTCTCGGCTATTTGGAATTTAGtctgaaaatgaaaaaatacatacatacttgtGAATCTAAATTACAACAAGTGTGCGTCTGCATGTGTCTGTGTGCATGTATGTGCGTTTACGTGTGCGTGTGCATATGCGTTCGAGTGCGCGTGTGCATACGCGTTCGAGTGCGCGTGTGCGTGGGCTTGTACGTgtgtacaaaaaattaaatagtaagaaAAGAaggtaaaaaaatgaaaaagagtaagttataaaatatttttttcaaattaatatttaaaaaacaatatagattattttCAAACGCACATGCAAATCGTATTCTATCGATTCGTTAGAGGTCAGCTTCACGTTCTGCAAGCATTCCGGAAAGCATGCTATATGTAAAAAGCTGATGACATGAGTCTGtaacaaaagaaattatattatatttttgcataaaatatatacacatataatcaCACACGTATATGATGATAAACATACGTCTATCttcaaaattatacatattattcacCCATAAGCAAGTATTGAAAAGCTTTCTGAGCATACGCATAACATAATCCATAAGCACAAAAAGTATAAAcggatgtttaattttattaattactaaatagcattgttaagaatttaaaattaaacaatattatagatattcaGTCATTATTCAAAGtgcaaatgaaattaaagttttgtatattctttttttttgtatatctttctttataaaaattttgtttttgtgacatttttttttaaaagcattcATTATtgcttagaaataaatttatacataaatatttatattaattaacatttataataatataattttcgtctcttattccaaattttaatttttgtttcatttgcaGTTGAAGCGCTTGGAGTGTAAAGCaaaaactttcataaaaaatgttacaaccCGTCTTGTGGtgttgcctctactggtgataggagggctggttcatttttccattttaaaatcgatataataacagataatataaaattgcatCGGAATggcatattaatttataattttagtaattaaactACTAAAAAAATTCTTTACAGAACTACtgacaacatttttaaatgtgaaTCAAATACCTTGGGATTAGCCTTAAAAGCTAAGTCAATTTCACATCCTTGTAACattataaaagtgaaaaatTGTATGTTGGGATGTTTGTTACACAATAAACCAAAAATGactaaatattttgtcaatattATTTGGCGCACAGATATTTTACATGGTTGTGTGTAAAAGTATCCAGTTTTATTCCGGTAAATGGCTTATCTCCTGTCAATTTATGTTAATTCTATACTATtgtatcctactaatattataaatgagctTATGCAGCTTCTAAATTGTGTCTGCGGCGCGGTCTTTAAAATTAGGTCCAGAAAGAaatgtgtttaataaaaatataataatgaaatataaaatttcatactaattaataaatttgacgagcggttggcgtagttggtagaacatttgcctttcacgccgaaggttgtgggttcgattcccaccctggacagacatttgtgtgcatgaacatgcctgtttgtccttagtctgggtgtaattatctatataagtatgtatttacaaaagaaaagtagtatatgtagtatatcaattgtctggtttccatagcacaagctttgtacaagcttaatttgggatcagatagccgtgtgtgaaaaatgtcctaggatattattattattattatactacacAAGACTCGCTACttcctaataataaaatttaaaatgaattaaaaaaaatcctcgtattatatatataaacaaagactatttgattttttgatttttctTATAAACCCGCAATGGCCCATTGGATATAACATACGAATCATAAACGAAGTTTGCAAGTTCAAAGCTATgcctaattttatttcatactcAACGGTGTAGgtaaatatcgtaaggaaacatgtaatagtagtagtagtattctCCGGTCCTCCAGAATTATTTCGTCCATGGTGAAtaatatcaagagagattagccaactgcacaggacatattataagtgttagcgcaaacacaggtgcactctattctctaactctcgcAATCCGACTCGACCAGAAGGAGTTCAGGTGCatgaccaatggctttacgtgctttgcgAGGCTCGGGAGTGTAAAGACTTCCaacctccagactccgggcAACTATTGAGAAATATCtacagaaaaattcaataactttttattggcttaaactgggatttgaacccaggaacttCGGgtatgcggccttacatctagcctgTAGAATagcgatactcaaccttttctttataggggGTCACAAACACGTGCTAGTCATGGCGTCGCGGaccgcaaacaaaaaatatttaagtaataatttcttAGATCTCGGGATTGttacaaaatgattttttttaataattttatgacgtTTTAAACACTTAGCAGTGCCGTAGCCACAGGCAGTTTATAAGTTCGAATTATATAGGttacctttgaaatttaaaatagttgaaaataaagtaaaatcaaGTGGGTCAACCACAAAAGTCCTGCGGACCCCAGCTTGAGTACCGCtgcactagatcaacgaggtagTCGAGGAAACATGTGCATGGgtattggaccagcgtggtggtataTCCTTTAAACTTCTTTTTTATAAGGAGTCAACCTGCCTTAGCACGGCACTGAAAAATTTACAGgcgtacttttttaattttgttggaaaagtatgtgacataatttatcgttttaatattattcaattaattattaagtttagTAAGAGAcaaattcatttttttcataACTAATTAGTACCTGACTTTATACCGagccttaaaaaataatagacaaaATGGAAGACATAATGAGCCGAGCTGAAGAATGAGTGTAGTTtaagaaattagaaatataatacaaaatagcaaccttaattttagtttaatattaaaaatgtaatatgataTAGTACATAacgttaaattacataaaattaaaaaagagtcATTCATCCCATACAGTC
It contains:
- the LOC126780594 gene encoding uncharacterized protein LOC126780594 produces the protein MRRAIRSTPLHNVLGGMPQDENRVDLNEPSTSRAGIPVRVEVNEAGTSGLKANVAEPELSSSDHDTCPENIPLTNLRRLGSNKQKKSDPHASEETSFTDVPNTK
- the LOC126780328 gene encoding PDF receptor isoform X1 — translated: MNTTHRSLLNKRVQIHKCLFTTMLFQIFMHLTLYLDQAVNPINGSLNRLNNTQGIDSIPTLCEAIYVAMESSISATFTWILLEGIYLNFLVSKKALQSNFDLKIYFYIGWGFPFILTFIWAIITWLFYKDEKIKTCWFGYNLAASYWCLQGPRLCIILINVLILIRVLNTVITKLRAQKTSELEKIKKAVKATLLLLPLLGITNLLTTFDIPITTNVELFRVWCYARQFMKSFQGFFLSLIYCFFNGEVR